Proteins from one Cryptomeria japonica chromosome 4, Sugi_1.0, whole genome shotgun sequence genomic window:
- the LOC131061620 gene encoding uncharacterized protein LOC131061620 isoform X1 has translation MAARYGASSFSRGARSAFYSFRNSSSASQTARPPRRIRNLFENGSPGINRRRLAQTMVPLHAAVSSALLVTRLSISSRSSHSISRGSYKETLTHTVGLIKSRSSTRASGPFLLFLSDAAGVGSSSDLAGLKPIP, from the exons ATGGCGGCCCGTTATGGAGCATCTTCGTTTTCGAGGGGTGCGAGGTCTGCGTTTTATTCATTCAGAAATTCCTCTTCGGCATCACAAACAGCCAGACCTCCTCGCAGAATAAGAAACCTGTTTGAAAATGGAAGCCCGGGCATCAACAGGCGAAGACTTGCACAGACAATGGTTCCTTTACACGCTGCTGTTTCTTCCGCATTGCTCGTTACCCGCCTCAGCATCAGCTCCCGCAGTTCCCACTCCATTTCTCGCG GGAGTTATAAAGAGACCCTTACACATACTGTAGGTTTGATCAAGAGCAGGTCATCCACACG GGCTTCAGGGCCATTTCTACTCTTCTTATCAGATGCTGCCGGTGTCGGGAGCTCATCAGACCTTGCTGGTTTGAAGCCAATTCCATGA
- the LOC131061620 gene encoding uncharacterized protein LOC131061620 isoform X2, translated as MAARYGASSFSRGARSAFYSFRNSSSASQTARPPRRIRNLFENGSPGINRRRLAQTMVPLHAAVSSALLVTRLSISSRSSHSISRGSYKETLTHTVGLIKSRASGPFLLFLSDAAGVGSSSDLAGLKPIP; from the exons ATGGCGGCCCGTTATGGAGCATCTTCGTTTTCGAGGGGTGCGAGGTCTGCGTTTTATTCATTCAGAAATTCCTCTTCGGCATCACAAACAGCCAGACCTCCTCGCAGAATAAGAAACCTGTTTGAAAATGGAAGCCCGGGCATCAACAGGCGAAGACTTGCACAGACAATGGTTCCTTTACACGCTGCTGTTTCTTCCGCATTGCTCGTTACCCGCCTCAGCATCAGCTCCCGCAGTTCCCACTCCATTTCTCGCG GGAGTTATAAAGAGACCCTTACACATACTGTAGGTTTGATCAAGAGCAG GGCTTCAGGGCCATTTCTACTCTTCTTATCAGATGCTGCCGGTGTCGGGAGCTCATCAGACCTTGCTGGTTTGAAGCCAATTCCATGA